The following DNA comes from Camelina sativa cultivar DH55 chromosome 14, Cs, whole genome shotgun sequence.
ACTGTTATGACATTACTcttcacattattttttttttaataaatgtatcTCTACTGGATTTTGATTCAAATCGATTGACTTCTCATTGGAAACCAAcgaatcttctaaatatattgtcgtcttcaattttacatttgttaaatattttaaccttatctctgattcttcattttttcttgctttgatgtatttttaattttcttttatcattcgtcataaataattaaattaaattaaattaattaaaaaagtatttaaatcaaaccagcataatttaactatttcacgTTGATGGATATTATTGTTCCATCATCTTTTATGGcgttacaaacaacaaaattagttttaaggtttaaagtgttagtgaaatcattttaaaggcttatagtgttagtgaaatcattttaaaggcttatagtgttagtgaaattctcTCGAGATTTAAAGTGCTACCCAATGACACTTAAAAGGTCTAATACAACTgtaaaaatctaataaaaaggAGATATATTGCTTTTGTTGATTCCCTAATGTTTCTTCCACTAATGCAACATCAGGTTTACAAAagtgaaaattaaaaacaaagagtatcgatttgcttttttttttcttttcttgttcttgttggttAAAAGAACATTGATTTGCttattgtttatattattcTCAATGCCATTACCTCCACCACTGACCACTACTCTTAAGTCTAAAGTTAATCACCATTTCCAGATTCGAAAGTAGAAACAAGTACTTAATATTTAAGTTGTTTACAAAATTAACTtttacaagaacaagaaaatcatATTGTCTATTGTTCTTTGAAATTACACAACCGTGCTTCGAAGCCATAGTCTTGTTATATGTCGGTAATACAAAGGATATTTGGCTTTATGAAAGAACAATTATATCAATTAATTATGTGTTTTGTACATATTGCACGCAAAGTAGAATTTATAATTGAGATATCTGCAAATTTATTAGCGGTGTGGTCAAGAACAATCATTCATAGATGAACAAGAGGAAACTgtccaaaatttatttttaagaacgTATCAGCCCTTAATCGTGATTGCTTGAGATAATTTCTATATGGTACGAcctatatatgcatatattattCTCTCATAAAGCAGATTCAGCTGACtcatttttcttatatcattCAAAGTAAAATTCGCATCGTTTTTGTGGGCATTTCTCATTTGTCTAAATATTCGTATTTACattgaattattttttcaactttatgTTTGGACCTtccattttggatattttctatTTACGGGTTCTCAGTTATGAAATGACAATTGACACAGATTCGGGAATCTATTTAGTATTGACACTTATTTTAGACCTTTGATCTATAGTTTCCCCTAATCCAAAACTCAGGTTTTGATTGTATAAATAAGGCCATTTTAATTGGAATTTCCTAGTTATTTTTGGCTATATCAATTCCtagttgtttagtttttttcattagttgctgattaatatatttttgtagccATAAATAGTTTTGTTGTAACCATAAAGTGGTTAACAATCGACAAGTGCATTTAACTCggtggttacaacttacaactccAACTATCTCTAGTCATCACGACTAAAGGACAATCAAACATGGGATACATTTTTAGGTTAACCAAATACTGGTTAACAATTGTACCAATTGAAGTTGAAACGTTAAATCCTGTATAATTTTTGTGCCTACGTAAAGAGTTATGCTTATGCATGTCAAACCTAAATTTATACTAGCTTGCTAAACTGAAATactcaattttaattaaaaaaatattcgtGAGATCTTAAATGTGGTAGATTCTGGAAGactttttggttcttgtttattaaaaactcattttcatacctatgaagatttttaaaattttaggtttcatagaattaaagaaaatatttttgttgtaatttttcattcaagtttttaaataaaggaaaacctttttgttgaaatttaaaaatatgaagttaCTTCCATATAATATTTCTgttacaatttttcttttagcattatatatagatgtgtgtatgtaaatatatatctatatatataatatttgaggAACCCTAcgtggattaaaaaaaaaacctacatgGATATATAACTCATTTGATGATATAAACATTAGTCGCTAGAAAGTTGAAACATATTAGCTATGAAAAGAATATATGAAGCACCTCGGATGTATCTTcgattttaatgatttattagatTATACTTTTGGTGCAAATAATTCGATCGTCACATGAGATTGAAATTATTTGCATAACCAACACATTGTTTGGCTGGTCCACTCACTTGAACATCGTCATTATTGTTTGGCAAAGTATGTTAATAATGCAGATGCATCATTACTTGGTCGATACAATCAGACGTACCGAACGAAGCCCATTAGAAATTTAGTACGGTTTCTGTTACATTACCTTAACCTTTATTTCCAATATTTTAACAtcctatattttataattatattggACATTCgaaaatataagataatatcTTTTGTCGCAAAAAATCTCAAGGGACAAACTGCTCAAAAAAGTATAGTTCAGTTGAGGTATCCAGCTACCATATATCAAATATCTCCCACGAATAATTAATCATGacctaataaaaattatttgtgaGTTTCACCAATTAATAATTCTAATACCatacttttttgttgtaaatctaaaactaatgttttaaaaaaaagcatacaaataatatatttgtgagCTTTTAAAAGTATATCACTTTTAAgtcatttaccaaaaaaaacaaaaacaaaaacaaataccacaaaacttatttatgggagatttcttaaaaaatttagaacgTTTCATAAATGTGTAAGACCCTTTCTAAAcgtttaaaaaatttctaaaatataatgtaaaagtttttttaagaaTAGTTGTTACGTAAGAATGTGAAATATCACGAGGtagtttcaatttttacatTAAGTAGTTGTAGCTAAGTTAGACGTTGTCGAACGACGTGGACATTTTATTCTGGTAAATTTTCTAACCAGccaataaattcataaaatttcGAACTAATTAACAGAGTAACCAGTCACAAAGATTTGgtgttacaaacttacaaaccTACGATTATTCTAAACACAATCTTTTGCTTTCAATAATTTGggtttacattttttataacacactttgataaattatataatgtaaAAACTAGACTTACACACAATTGGACTATAAAATAGACGTTATGATTTCATttgataaaaatcatatatattattttaacatGTAAACGTAAACGTAATCTAAAGGCAAACATAAACGTTGGAGTGTGGGAAAGCATGAAACGTCTTTTGTATTTCGCTTTGATCAATTTTCACAAGAAACGATTCTGACTCTTTTAAATCAACTTTCTTCCTCCTTAATTATATGCAGTATTTCCACGAATACGATATACCTTCTTATTCAcaagaaacaaatttgaaaactGAAAACCCATGAGTTtagtactattatttttttattatctttcgAAGCAGCAAATAACTATAAAAGAgtagagaaaattaaaataatatcattgCCTTACTacaaattaatcaattaaaaatgatcattgccaaaacaaaagaagtgtgccttaaaaaatgaaattaatttccatataaaaaaaagacacccacttttttttttaattggccTAATATTTCCAGatttacgttttttttgttttcacttttatcCAGAATTAGGATAATTTCTACATGAACAGCTCAGACTGTAGCAACGTGTAATAATTAGCAGCTTCGTCTTCAAGTTCCCAAAACGCATCACCAAACCCATCTAACAAACTATCTCCATAAACGTAACTTTCATTAATCCTTTCATAATTACTCTCGCCAAAATCGGTGTTAGGTATCCCAAGTTCATCGTCAGAAGCTTCCAAAAGATGCTGCATCACTTTCTCCttgttgacatcttcttcttcctttgagGAAACGcacgacgaagacgaagacgacgacgacgagtcTTCCACGTTGAAGGTTGCTAAAACGACAGCGTTTTGGTCATCGGATGAGATTTCTTGCTGGAGGGCGTTTATAAAGGATGATAGGTCATTGTTGTGTTGGTTTTGTTCGTCTGAATCGTCGAGGAGACAGAGAATTTGGTtgtaagaggaagaagaagacgatgatgacgaAGATGGCTTTTGACGTTTAGTCGTGTCTTCTTCGTTTAGGGTTTCTTGTTCTCTGTAACGCTTCAATGGCGATACGTCAAATGTTTCAGCCATATTAtctaaagagagaaagagagagagaagcttttaGAAAAAcgttagagagagaaaaatgtgaGGGTGATAAGGGAGAAAGAGAGTctgaaatgtatatatagagagattatttggtcaatattatttttatgatattaaaataatattgtgatttggttaaattttaaattgcttCGTGCATGTCTCAGGAGGGAGAGAACATGTGAATGCTTTTTTCAACTTTTCGCATTTCCCggaaataaatctaaaaatatttggtcaataatttaaaattttctgatATGCAGAGTAAATTATGGATCCTAGCTATTATCCTAAGGCATGTAAAGCTTGGTTGGTTGTTAGTTGTTACATAACGCATGAtgccaggaaaaaaaaatatttaaaacttatgGCGATGATTATTTATTGACAAATAAATTATGtatctaatttataaatttacaataaattCCCATAATTTC
Coding sequences within:
- the LOC104741152 gene encoding zinc finger CCHC domain-containing protein 10, translating into MAETFDVSPLKRYREQETLNEEDTTKRQKPSSSSSSSSSSYNQILCLLDDSDEQNQHNNDLSSFINALQQEISSDDQNAVVLATFNVEDSSSSSSSSSCVSSKEEEDVNKEKVMQHLLEASDDELGIPNTDFGESNYERINESYVYGDSLLDGFGDAFWELEDEAANYYTLLQSELFM